Proteins from a genomic interval of Qipengyuania sp. JC766:
- a CDS encoding type 1 glutamine amidotransferase domain-containing protein codes for MTKRVMILATDGFEQSELFDPKANLEDAGFETEIVSLESGEIKGWDEDDWGKSIAVDKTVDEIANCEGYDALLLPGGQINPDLLRVNERAVAIVREFDAAGKPIAAICHAPWLLIEAGVIDGKTATCYTSIRTDLENAGAKVVDQEVAEDGNIITSRNPDDIPAFSEALIAQLKSDVREAA; via the coding sequence ATGACGAAACGCGTAATGATCCTCGCCACCGACGGCTTCGAACAATCCGAACTGTTCGATCCCAAGGCCAATCTGGAAGACGCCGGGTTCGAGACCGAGATCGTCAGCCTCGAAAGCGGCGAGATCAAGGGCTGGGACGAAGACGACTGGGGCAAGAGCATCGCGGTCGACAAGACGGTCGACGAGATAGCGAACTGCGAAGGCTACGACGCCCTACTGCTTCCCGGCGGCCAGATCAATCCCGACCTCTTGCGGGTCAACGAGCGCGCGGTGGCGATCGTGCGCGAATTCGATGCCGCCGGAAAGCCCATCGCAGCGATCTGCCACGCGCCGTGGCTGCTGATCGAAGCGGGCGTCATCGATGGCAAGACCGCGACCTGCTACACCTCGATCCGCACGGACCTGGAGAATGCAGGCGCGAAGGTCGTCGACCAGGAAGTGGCCGAAGACGGCAACATCATCACCAGCCGCAATCCGGACGACATCCCGGCCTTTTCTGAGGCTTTGATCGCCCAGTTGAAGTCGGACGTGCGCGAAGCCGCCTAA
- a CDS encoding DUF4349 domain-containing protein → MRASLLALAVTAAALSACSGPSESTEAVTTADMAEPPPASFVNAADGGDGEAAEIPVSTPQIAYTYQYGFRVANGAIAGLQSRHVELCEAKGPTVCRIISMEQSEDEGDYGFGTLQLEVAAPQARSFGTELATVAEQQDGEQISASIAGEDLSKQIVDTEARLRARTLLRDRLMEVLRNRQGTVAELVEAERGVAQVNEEIDQATSWLAEMRGRVAFSDVTVRYSSGSPSSGGFLEPIRSVFGALGSILGTVIAVLIALIVVAVPVGLVVWAIVWGVRRIRIAASRKPGPDNPKEGETAPQP, encoded by the coding sequence ATGCGTGCGTCCCTGTTGGCCCTGGCGGTAACGGCCGCTGCCCTCTCCGCCTGTTCCGGGCCGAGCGAAAGCACGGAGGCTGTCACCACGGCGGACATGGCCGAGCCGCCGCCTGCGAGCTTCGTCAATGCGGCCGATGGCGGAGACGGCGAAGCCGCCGAAATCCCGGTCAGCACCCCGCAGATCGCCTACACCTACCAGTACGGTTTTCGCGTCGCGAATGGTGCGATCGCGGGCCTGCAATCCCGCCATGTCGAACTGTGCGAAGCCAAGGGCCCGACTGTCTGCCGGATCATTTCCATGGAGCAGTCCGAGGACGAAGGCGATTACGGCTTCGGCACGCTGCAACTCGAAGTCGCTGCCCCGCAGGCTCGCAGTTTCGGAACCGAACTGGCGACTGTCGCCGAGCAGCAGGACGGCGAGCAGATCTCCGCCTCGATCGCAGGCGAGGACCTGTCCAAGCAGATCGTCGATACCGAGGCGCGCCTGCGTGCCCGAACCCTGCTGCGCGATCGGCTGATGGAAGTGCTGCGCAACCGGCAAGGCACGGTGGCGGAGCTGGTCGAGGCGGAACGCGGCGTGGCGCAGGTCAACGAGGAGATCGACCAGGCGACCAGCTGGCTGGCGGAAATGCGCGGCCGGGTCGCCTTCAGCGATGTCACCGTGCGTTACAGCTCGGGCTCGCCCAGCTCGGGCGGCTTCCTCGAACCGATCCGTTCGGTGTTCGGCGCGCTGGGCTCCATCCTCGGCACGGTCATCGCCGTCCTCATCGCGCTCATCGTCGTTGCCGTGCCGGTGGGGCTGGTGGTCTGGGCGATCGTCTGGGGCGTGCGCCGGATCCGTATCGCCGCGAGCCGCAAGCCCGGCCCCGACAATCCCAAGGAGGGCGAGACTGCCCCGCAACCCTGA